One window from the genome of Amycolatopsis sp. NBC_01480 encodes:
- a CDS encoding type I polyketide synthase produces the protein MGHLMNGQPMGNEDKLRDYLKRATADLKQARRRVHELEARDTEPIAIIGMSCRYPGGVRTPDDLWDLVDEGRDVIGEFPADRGWDVEGVYDPTPERPGKTYTRHGGFLYDAPDFDADFFGISPRDARRADPQQRILLEASWEAFERAGLDPHGLKGSPTGVYAGVMYHDYSGGSPDGSLVSGQVSYTLGLEGPSVSVDTACSSSLVALHLAAQALRRGDCTLALASGVAVMGTPEMFVDFCSRRGLAADGRSRSFSDDADGTSWAEGVGVLVLERLSDARRNGHRILALLRGSAVNQDGASNGFSAPNGPSQVRVIEAALADAGLSLSDVDAVEAHGTGTALGDPIEAQSLMETYGRRTTGEPLLLGSIKSNMGHPQAAAGVAGVIKMVQALRHGRLPRTLHVGTPSTHVDWTAGAVELLTEPREWPEVGRARRAAVSSFGVSGTNSHVILEQATDSEIDERPSSVVSPLVLSAKTPAALAEAAGQLSTELPKQVSGSLDDVAYTLAAGRASFDHRAVVLAEDSAQAAEALRALAAGGSRPDVVTGTADVRGKTVFVFPGQGSQWTGMAIELLGQSPVFAERLAECDAALRKFVDWSVLAVLRGEPGTPPADRVDVVQPMLWAVMVSLAALWRAHGVEPDMVIGHSQGEIAAASVAGALSLEDGARVVALRSKAIGDVLGGRGGGMLAAGLSAADLRDRLAAWDGRISLAADNGATSAVLSGDGEALDQLRDELVAEGFRAKRVPVDYASHSAHVEHLSDRLLADLGPIEPRLGTVAMTSTVNEEPVGESTVDAHYWFTNLRTTVSFAPVVAKLAAAGYARFIEVSPHPVLAMSIQETLDETGHAGAVVGTLRRDEGGLVRFATSMAEYAVRGGSVGWTSLVPAGRLADLPTYPFQHKRFWLEEESAAEPPAVAPVADQEFWSDVTGGDVDALAARLGVEAAPLAEVVPALAAWHGRRTELSTVDSWRYRVSWAPLGSVSGGLKGAWLVLLPAGVPEAAELADALAEQGDVVRVIAPAGRAELAEAVAEATALRPFDGVLSLLALDTREHPEGPALTTPVAATITLLQALQDAAVDAPAWVVTRGAVAVDAFSDADPAAAAVWGLGTVAGLDRPGTWGGLVDVTGADDAARLAAVVSGVDSEDQVALRPSGVFARRMVRAPLAGTAAEPWQPSGTVLVTGGTGAVGAHIARWLAGRGAGHLVLTSRRGLDAPGARELVEELSGTRVTVAACDVSDRTALEALLAEHPPSAVVHAAGVLTGEPLLADVTPAEFAAATRAKVTGAALLDELLGDTELDAFVLMSSGAAVWGTSGQPAYAAGNAYLDGLARRRRAAGKTATSIAWGSWGGGGMVDPEASDLLRRMGLAEMDPRLAAEALGQALDHDESQLVVADIDWAAFAPVYQLARPRPLLRGLPEVAADTGEAGPAEPTGDLKGQLASLTPAEQQRTLLELVRGQVAVVAGYDAGSAVEPARAFKELGFDSVTAVDLRNRLGATTGLKLPATVAFDHVNPQALAEHLWTQLCEGVVEVPLEVGLDRLEAVAAGLDAAEIDRSRIVARLQAMVTTLHQTLAGGSAGAALESATTDELFALIDNELGA, from the coding sequence ATTGGGCATCTCATGAACGGGCAACCCATGGGGAACGAGGACAAGCTCCGCGACTACCTCAAGCGCGCGACGGCCGACCTGAAGCAGGCCCGCCGGCGGGTGCACGAGCTGGAGGCCAGGGACACCGAGCCCATCGCGATCATCGGGATGAGCTGCCGGTACCCCGGGGGCGTGCGCACGCCGGACGACCTGTGGGACCTGGTCGACGAGGGCCGCGACGTGATCGGGGAGTTCCCCGCCGACCGGGGCTGGGACGTCGAGGGCGTGTACGACCCGACCCCCGAGCGCCCCGGCAAGACCTACACGCGGCACGGTGGGTTCCTTTACGACGCACCGGATTTCGACGCCGATTTCTTCGGCATCAGCCCGCGTGACGCGCGCCGCGCCGACCCGCAGCAGCGCATCCTGCTGGAGGCCTCCTGGGAGGCGTTCGAGCGCGCCGGGCTCGACCCGCACGGGCTCAAGGGCAGTCCGACGGGCGTCTACGCCGGCGTGATGTACCACGACTACAGCGGTGGCAGCCCGGACGGCAGCCTGGTCTCCGGCCAGGTCTCCTACACGCTCGGGCTCGAGGGCCCGTCCGTGTCGGTCGACACCGCGTGCTCGTCCTCGCTGGTCGCGCTGCACCTGGCGGCGCAGGCCCTGCGTCGCGGCGACTGCACGCTCGCGCTGGCGAGTGGCGTCGCCGTGATGGGCACCCCCGAGATGTTCGTCGACTTCTGCAGCCGCCGCGGGCTCGCGGCCGACGGGCGCAGCCGGTCGTTCTCCGACGACGCGGACGGCACGTCGTGGGCCGAGGGCGTCGGCGTCCTCGTGCTGGAGCGCCTTTCCGACGCCCGGCGCAACGGGCACCGGATCCTCGCGCTGCTGCGTGGCTCCGCGGTGAACCAGGACGGCGCCAGCAACGGCTTCTCCGCCCCGAACGGGCCCTCGCAGGTCCGCGTGATCGAGGCGGCGCTGGCCGACGCCGGCCTGTCACTGTCCGATGTGGACGCTGTGGAGGCGCACGGCACCGGCACCGCGCTCGGCGACCCGATCGAGGCCCAGTCGCTGATGGAGACCTACGGCCGGCGCACCACGGGCGAGCCGCTGTTGCTCGGCTCGATCAAGTCGAACATGGGGCACCCGCAGGCCGCCGCCGGGGTCGCCGGGGTGATCAAGATGGTGCAGGCGCTGCGGCACGGCCGGCTGCCGCGCACGTTGCACGTCGGCACGCCCTCGACCCACGTCGACTGGACCGCGGGCGCGGTCGAGCTGCTCACCGAGCCGCGCGAGTGGCCGGAGGTGGGCCGGGCCCGCCGGGCCGCGGTGTCGTCGTTCGGGGTCAGCGGCACCAACTCGCACGTCATCCTGGAGCAGGCGACCGACAGCGAGATCGACGAGCGCCCGTCGTCCGTCGTGTCCCCGCTGGTGCTCTCGGCGAAGACCCCGGCCGCGCTGGCCGAGGCCGCCGGGCAGCTTTCCACTGAGCTTCCCAAGCAGGTCAGCGGTTCTCTCGACGACGTCGCGTACACGCTGGCCGCGGGGCGCGCGTCCTTCGACCACCGCGCCGTGGTGCTCGCCGAAGACAGCGCGCAGGCTGCCGAAGCCCTGCGCGCGCTGGCCGCCGGCGGGTCGCGGCCCGACGTGGTCACCGGCACCGCCGACGTGCGCGGCAAGACCGTGTTCGTGTTCCCGGGCCAGGGCTCGCAGTGGACCGGCATGGCGATCGAGCTGCTCGGGCAGTCGCCGGTGTTCGCCGAGCGGCTGGCCGAATGCGACGCGGCGCTGCGGAAGTTCGTGGACTGGTCGGTGCTGGCCGTGCTGCGCGGGGAGCCGGGCACGCCGCCCGCCGACCGGGTGGACGTCGTGCAGCCGATGCTGTGGGCGGTGATGGTCTCGCTGGCCGCGCTGTGGCGCGCGCACGGCGTCGAACCGGACATGGTGATCGGCCACTCGCAGGGCGAGATCGCCGCCGCGAGTGTCGCGGGTGCACTGTCGCTTGAGGACGGTGCCCGGGTGGTCGCGCTGCGCAGCAAGGCGATCGGCGACGTGCTGGGCGGCCGGGGCGGCGGGATGCTCGCCGCCGGGCTGTCCGCGGCCGACCTGCGCGACCGCCTGGCCGCCTGGGACGGCCGGATCTCCCTGGCCGCCGACAACGGCGCGACCTCGGCCGTGCTGTCCGGTGACGGCGAGGCGCTCGACCAGCTGCGGGACGAGCTGGTCGCGGAGGGCTTCCGCGCCAAGCGGGTGCCGGTGGACTACGCCTCGCACTCCGCGCACGTCGAGCACCTGTCCGATCGGCTGCTGGCCGACCTCGGCCCGATCGAGCCCCGTCTCGGCACCGTCGCGATGACCTCGACGGTGAACGAAGAGCCGGTCGGTGAATCCACTGTGGACGCGCATTACTGGTTCACCAACCTGCGCACGACGGTCAGCTTCGCCCCGGTCGTCGCGAAGCTCGCCGCGGCCGGCTACGCCCGGTTCATCGAGGTCAGCCCGCACCCGGTGCTGGCGATGAGCATCCAGGAGACGCTGGACGAGACCGGGCACGCCGGCGCCGTCGTCGGCACCCTGCGCCGCGACGAGGGCGGCCTGGTCCGGTTCGCCACGTCGATGGCCGAGTACGCGGTTCGCGGCGGCTCCGTCGGCTGGACCTCGCTGGTGCCCGCCGGCCGGCTGGCCGATCTGCCGACCTATCCGTTCCAGCACAAGCGTTTCTGGCTCGAGGAGGAGTCCGCCGCCGAGCCGCCGGCCGTCGCTCCGGTGGCCGATCAGGAGTTCTGGTCGGACGTCACCGGTGGCGATGTCGACGCGCTCGCGGCCCGGCTCGGCGTCGAAGCCGCGCCGCTCGCCGAGGTCGTCCCGGCGCTGGCCGCTTGGCACGGCCGCCGGACCGAACTGTCCACGGTGGACTCCTGGCGCTACCGCGTTTCGTGGGCCCCGCTGGGAAGTGTCTCCGGTGGGCTCAAGGGCGCGTGGCTCGTGCTCCTGCCGGCCGGGGTGCCCGAGGCGGCCGAGCTGGCCGATGCGCTCGCCGAGCAGGGTGACGTCGTGCGAGTCATCGCGCCCGCCGGACGCGCCGAGCTGGCCGAGGCGGTCGCGGAGGCAACCGCGCTCCGGCCGTTCGACGGCGTGCTGTCGCTGCTGGCGCTCGACACCCGTGAGCACCCGGAAGGCCCGGCGCTGACCACTCCGGTGGCCGCGACCATCACGCTGCTGCAGGCCCTGCAGGACGCCGCCGTCGACGCCCCGGCCTGGGTCGTCACCCGCGGCGCCGTCGCGGTGGACGCGTTCTCCGACGCCGACCCGGCCGCCGCGGCGGTGTGGGGACTCGGCACGGTCGCCGGGCTCGACCGGCCGGGCACCTGGGGCGGTCTGGTCGACGTGACCGGCGCCGACGACGCGGCCCGGCTGGCCGCCGTCGTGTCCGGTGTGGACAGTGAAGACCAGGTGGCGCTCCGGCCGTCCGGCGTGTTCGCCCGGCGGATGGTGCGGGCGCCGCTCGCCGGCACCGCGGCCGAGCCGTGGCAGCCGAGCGGCACCGTGCTGGTCACCGGCGGCACCGGCGCGGTCGGCGCGCACATCGCCCGCTGGCTCGCCGGGCGCGGCGCCGGACACCTCGTGCTCACCAGCCGCCGCGGGCTCGACGCGCCTGGCGCGCGGGAACTGGTCGAAGAGCTTTCGGGCACGCGGGTCACCGTCGCGGCTTGTGATGTTTCGGACCGTACGGCGCTCGAAGCCCTGCTGGCCGAGCACCCGCCGTCCGCCGTCGTGCACGCGGCCGGAGTGCTGACCGGCGAGCCGCTGCTGGCCGACGTCACCCCGGCCGAGTTCGCCGCCGCCACGCGCGCCAAGGTCACCGGTGCCGCGCTGCTCGACGAGCTGCTCGGCGACACCGAGCTGGACGCGTTTGTGCTGATGTCCTCGGGCGCCGCCGTGTGGGGCACCTCGGGTCAGCCCGCGTACGCCGCGGGCAACGCCTATCTCGACGGGCTCGCCCGCCGCCGTCGTGCGGCCGGGAAGACCGCGACCTCGATCGCCTGGGGTTCCTGGGGCGGCGGGGGCATGGTCGATCCCGAGGCGAGCGATCTGTTGCGCCGCATGGGGTTGGCCGAGATGGACCCGCGGCTCGCCGCCGAGGCGCTGGGCCAGGCGCTGGACCACGACGAGAGCCAGCTGGTGGTCGCGGACATCGACTGGGCCGCGTTCGCGCCCGTTTACCAGCTCGCCCGGCCGCGGCCGCTGCTGCGCGGGCTGCCCGAGGTGGCCGCGGACACCGGCGAGGCCGGCCCGGCCGAGCCGACCGGCGATCTCAAGGGACAGCTGGCCTCGCTCACCCCGGCCGAGCAGCAGCGGACGCTGCTGGAGCTGGTGCGCGGCCAGGTCGCCGTGGTCGCCGGGTACGACGCCGGTTCGGCGGTCGAGCCGGCCCGCGCGTTCAAGGAGCTGGGCTTCGACTCGGTGACGGCCGTCGACCTGCGCAACCGGCTCGGCGCCACGACCGGGCTGAAGCTGCCGGCCACCGTCGCGTTCGACCACGTCAACCCGCAGGCGCTGGCCGAGCACCTGTGGACGCAGCTGTGCGAGGGCGTCGTGGAGGTTCCGCTGGAGGTCGGGCTGGACCGGCTGGAGGCCGTCGCGGCCGGGCTGGACGCGGCCGAGATCGACCGGTCCCGCATCGTCGCCCGGCTGCAGGCGATGGTCACCACGCTGCACCAGACGCTCGCCGGCGGCAGCGCCGGCGCCGCCCTCGAATCCGCCACCACCGACGAACTATTCGCCCTGATCGACAACGAGCTAGGCGCCTGA